In Sporichthya polymorpha DSM 43042, a genomic segment contains:
- a CDS encoding ABC transporter substrate-binding protein: protein MHANRTAPRRQFTAGILITALTATLALSACGSRRDAQEFVAANTGTGVVADAGTGVATDGGLGTVPAPGAVPAPGTVAGATDGATSPDAVASPGAAKPGASGTNSSGTAAKGTKTAATGNKCATSGSVLILGNISTQSGLLGELFKGLPEALQVWAKAANACGGVGGHPVRVLSADDGGDPATALTIAQRMVQNDKVLAFIGLDMPLSVAGIERYLKEVGVPSIGGDSSELPFFTNPMFFPIGPFVSVIGAADAEIAIARGAKKLAVFYCTEIPNSCGPVAASKDLQVGSPVVKAMGGEVVLSQKASVVAPSYTSQCIAAKRAGAEAIIAILDGPSVGRLATNCHAQDYKPLFLGISLGLSGNLTDYPALNEDNFFAPLNTFPWVDTSLPATKKYTDDVQKYFGRALSGPSPAMAYASGELLAAAARAGLPASPTSADIVKAMYTVKNETLGGLVAPLTFTPKLPREGITSCYFLVAISKGKYTAPEGSKCLKVNARGPQ, encoded by the coding sequence ATGCACGCGAACCGAACGGCTCCGCGCCGGCAGTTCACCGCCGGGATTCTGATCACGGCCCTGACCGCCACGCTTGCGCTCTCGGCCTGCGGCTCGCGCCGCGACGCCCAGGAGTTCGTGGCGGCCAATACCGGGACCGGCGTGGTGGCCGACGCCGGCACCGGTGTCGCGACCGACGGTGGGCTCGGGACGGTGCCGGCTCCCGGCGCGGTCCCCGCTCCCGGGACCGTCGCGGGCGCGACCGACGGGGCGACCAGCCCCGATGCGGTCGCGAGCCCGGGCGCCGCCAAACCCGGTGCGTCCGGGACGAACTCATCCGGCACGGCCGCGAAGGGCACCAAAACGGCAGCGACCGGCAACAAGTGCGCCACCTCCGGATCGGTCCTCATCCTCGGCAACATCAGTACCCAGTCCGGCCTGCTCGGTGAGCTCTTCAAGGGCCTGCCCGAGGCGCTGCAGGTGTGGGCGAAGGCCGCGAACGCCTGCGGTGGAGTGGGTGGACACCCTGTCCGCGTTCTCTCCGCCGACGACGGCGGCGACCCGGCGACCGCGTTGACCATCGCGCAGCGCATGGTGCAGAACGACAAGGTGCTGGCCTTCATCGGGCTGGACATGCCGCTGTCGGTCGCCGGGATCGAGCGGTACCTCAAGGAGGTCGGTGTCCCCTCCATCGGCGGCGACTCCTCCGAGCTGCCCTTCTTCACCAACCCGATGTTCTTCCCGATCGGGCCGTTCGTCAGCGTGATCGGCGCCGCCGACGCGGAGATCGCGATCGCGCGCGGGGCCAAGAAGCTGGCGGTCTTTTACTGCACGGAGATCCCGAACTCCTGCGGCCCGGTCGCGGCGAGCAAGGACCTGCAGGTCGGCTCCCCGGTGGTCAAGGCGATGGGCGGTGAGGTCGTGCTGTCGCAGAAGGCCTCGGTCGTCGCGCCCAGCTACACCTCCCAGTGCATCGCGGCCAAGCGCGCCGGCGCCGAGGCCATCATCGCGATCCTCGACGGACCCAGCGTCGGCCGCCTGGCCACGAACTGTCACGCCCAGGACTACAAGCCGCTGTTCCTCGGCATCAGCCTCGGGCTCAGCGGGAACCTCACCGACTATCCCGCTTTGAACGAGGACAACTTCTTCGCGCCGCTCAACACCTTCCCCTGGGTGGACACATCGCTCCCCGCGACCAAGAAGTACACCGACGACGTGCAGAAGTACTTCGGGCGGGCCCTGAGCGGTCCGAGCCCGGCGATGGCCTACGCATCAGGCGAGCTACTGGCCGCGGCTGCCCGGGCTGGCCTGCCGGCCAGTCCGACATCGGCGGACATCGTGAAGGCCATGTACACGGTCAAGAACGAGACGCTCGGGGGACTCGTCGCGCCTCTGACGTTCACGCCGAAGCTTCCCCGGGAGGGCATCACGTCCTGCTACTTCCTGGTGGCCATCTCGAAGGGCAAGTACACGGCGCCGGAGGGCTCCAAGTGCCTGAAGGTCAACGCGAGAGGCCCGCAGTAA
- a CDS encoding ABC transporter ATP-binding protein produces MLELRGITAGYDTGTVLRNVDLIVPDSSVVALIGPNGAGKTTLLRVASGLLKPTSGQLILDGVDVTGRPPEDLARRGICHVPEGRGVFPGLSVADNVRLQAPASVDKRAMTRAAEAFPRLGERATQLAGTMSGGEQQMLALAHTYVSDPSLVLLDEVSMGLAPKIVSEIFEFLEGLARSGKSLLLVEQYVARALEFADYVYILNRGRITFAGEPGELSESAVAESYLGASR; encoded by the coding sequence ATGCTTGAGCTGCGGGGCATCACCGCCGGGTACGACACCGGCACTGTGCTGCGTAACGTCGACCTGATCGTTCCCGATTCCTCGGTCGTGGCTCTGATCGGTCCGAACGGCGCGGGCAAGACGACGCTGCTGCGCGTCGCCTCCGGGCTGCTCAAGCCCACCTCCGGTCAGCTGATTCTCGACGGGGTCGACGTCACGGGCCGCCCGCCCGAGGACCTCGCCCGCCGCGGTATCTGTCACGTCCCGGAAGGCCGCGGAGTCTTTCCCGGCCTGTCCGTCGCCGACAACGTCCGCCTCCAGGCGCCGGCCTCGGTGGACAAGCGCGCCATGACTCGCGCCGCCGAGGCGTTCCCGCGCCTGGGGGAGCGCGCTACCCAACTGGCCGGGACCATGAGTGGCGGCGAGCAGCAGATGCTCGCGCTCGCCCACACCTACGTCTCCGATCCCTCGCTCGTGCTCCTGGACGAGGTGTCGATGGGGTTGGCGCCGAAGATCGTCTCGGAGATTTTCGAGTTCCTTGAGGGTCTGGCCCGGTCCGGGAAGTCCCTGTTGCTCGTCGAGCAGTACGTCGCGCGCGCGCTCGAGTTCGCCGACTACGTCTACATCCTCAACCGCGGCCGGATCACCTTTGCCGGCGAACCCGGTGAGCTCAGCGAGAGCGCCGTGGCGGAGTCCTACCTAGGAGCGAGTCGATGA
- a CDS encoding ABC transporter ATP-binding protein yields MSREASQLPGLDIDDVTVRFGGLVAVSGVTLNAPAGQITGLIGPNGAGKTTTFNACTGVVPTSSGRVRLGNTVLDGHGTSSRAARGLGRTFQRMELFDSMTVVENVELGVESFLAAGRPFGQLFCPPGERKKIAALAKDAVEHCGLTHLARRNAGDLSTGQRRLVELARAIATPFTFLLLDEPSSGLDPSETDRFGEILRDYVAESGVGILLVEHDMALVSGICSYIYVLDFGRLIHQGPTAEALASPIVLEAYLGAESSALESAAEETAHA; encoded by the coding sequence ATGAGTAGGGAAGCATCCCAGCTGCCCGGCCTCGACATCGACGACGTCACCGTGCGCTTCGGTGGACTCGTCGCGGTCTCGGGGGTGACGCTCAATGCTCCGGCCGGCCAGATCACCGGGTTGATCGGCCCGAACGGGGCCGGCAAGACCACGACCTTCAACGCCTGTACCGGGGTCGTCCCCACGTCCTCGGGCCGGGTCCGCCTCGGCAACACCGTCCTCGACGGGCACGGGACCTCGAGCCGCGCCGCGCGTGGCCTGGGTCGCACATTCCAGCGCATGGAGCTGTTCGACTCCATGACAGTGGTCGAGAACGTCGAGCTCGGCGTCGAATCGTTCCTGGCCGCGGGCCGGCCTTTCGGCCAGTTGTTCTGCCCGCCGGGGGAGCGTAAGAAGATCGCGGCGCTCGCGAAGGATGCCGTGGAGCACTGCGGCCTCACGCACTTGGCTCGCCGGAACGCCGGTGACCTGTCGACGGGTCAGCGGCGGTTGGTCGAGCTCGCCCGCGCCATCGCCACCCCCTTCACGTTCCTACTGCTGGACGAACCGTCCTCGGGCCTGGACCCGAGCGAGACCGACCGCTTCGGCGAGATCCTGCGCGACTACGTCGCCGAGAGCGGGGTCGGGATCCTTCTGGTCGAGCACGACATGGCGCTCGTTTCCGGGATCTGCAGCTACATCTACGTGCTCGACTTCGGTCGCCTCATCCATCAGGGCCCCACTGCCGAGGCACTGGCCTCGCCGATCGTGCTCGAGGCCTATCTCGGCGCGGAGTCGAGCGCCCTGGAGTCCGCGGCCGAGGAGACCGCCCATGCTTGA
- a CDS encoding ABC transporter permease subunit — MTTLITRAGNLTRAGLKGRPQQAALAAVLLVLGSYLASANNVWPFVINGISDGSIYALAALGLVLTFKTSGIFNLAIGGQAAASAYVFYSFRIDAGLPWPVAALLALLIVGIGGSLILERMAYLLAEAPPVMKIVATIGLLVFLQSLLTGAYGPATLQFSQYLPTESFAVGEVNVQAFQVIITVFALASTAGLYLYFKRARLGVAMQAVVEDPNLLALEATSPIVVRRYAWAIGSSFVSISGMLIAPGLGIQVNQMLLLYVTAFGAAALGGFSSLPLTFASAIGIGITMNILSDKLAGQTDVVLSQLYTQVPFLVLVAALLLVPKRKLIERGAKRARRATPIRPIPVNLLVPAGAVGLAAAVMVPFVVSKSDINQYTTAIGFAIVLASLGLLIWTSGQLSLCHMAFAAVGATTFFHAQNAGWPWLLALLAGALVAIPVGAIVSIPSFRLSGTYLAVATFGFGLLFQNLIYATDLMFGPADIRSVSRPELFGLNTSSDRGYYFTALAVSLVCVALILTVRRSRLGRLLRGLGDSPAALAAHATNTRVTCLLVFSLSAFLAAIGGVLIAGVPQSASGNAGGSFGYFNSLVLVAVLTFCGRRPILSPVIAAVLFVVIRIYEPFNSEFFVDYQGALFGALALGVAIAPALRVPTVGRRGVARVGRRTPMAVRAQRVREGAPA, encoded by the coding sequence GTGACGACCTTGATCACCCGCGCCGGCAACCTGACCCGCGCGGGACTGAAGGGCAGGCCACAACAGGCCGCTCTGGCTGCCGTGCTCCTCGTCCTCGGCAGCTACTTGGCCTCGGCGAACAACGTGTGGCCGTTCGTCATCAACGGCATCTCCGACGGCTCGATCTATGCCCTCGCTGCCCTCGGTCTGGTGCTGACCTTCAAGACCTCCGGCATCTTCAACCTGGCGATCGGCGGTCAGGCCGCCGCGTCGGCCTACGTGTTCTACAGCTTCCGGATCGACGCCGGGCTGCCCTGGCCGGTCGCCGCCCTGCTGGCGCTGCTGATCGTGGGGATCGGCGGCTCGCTGATCCTGGAGCGGATGGCCTACCTGCTGGCCGAGGCACCGCCGGTGATGAAGATCGTCGCCACCATCGGCCTGCTCGTGTTCCTGCAGTCCCTGCTCACCGGTGCGTACGGGCCGGCGACGTTGCAGTTCTCCCAGTACCTGCCGACCGAGAGCTTCGCGGTCGGCGAGGTGAACGTGCAGGCGTTCCAGGTGATCATCACGGTGTTCGCCCTGGCCTCGACCGCCGGGCTCTACCTGTACTTCAAGCGCGCGCGACTCGGCGTCGCGATGCAGGCGGTGGTCGAGGACCCGAACCTGCTGGCCCTTGAGGCCACGAGCCCCATCGTCGTGCGGCGTTACGCCTGGGCCATCGGGTCCTCGTTCGTCTCGATCTCCGGAATGCTGATAGCGCCGGGCCTGGGCATCCAGGTCAACCAGATGCTCCTGCTCTACGTGACCGCGTTCGGTGCCGCGGCGCTCGGCGGCTTCTCCAGCCTGCCGCTGACGTTCGCCTCCGCGATCGGCATCGGCATCACGATGAACATCCTCTCGGACAAGCTCGCCGGCCAGACCGATGTCGTGCTGTCCCAGCTCTACACCCAGGTCCCGTTCCTGGTGCTGGTGGCGGCGTTGCTGCTGGTACCCAAGCGCAAGTTGATCGAGCGCGGGGCGAAGCGGGCCCGGCGTGCGACCCCGATCCGACCGATCCCGGTGAACCTGCTGGTGCCGGCCGGGGCTGTCGGGCTGGCCGCCGCGGTGATGGTGCCGTTCGTGGTGAGCAAGTCCGACATCAACCAGTACACGACCGCGATCGGGTTCGCGATCGTGCTCGCCTCGCTCGGTCTGCTGATCTGGACCTCGGGCCAGCTCTCGCTGTGTCACATGGCGTTCGCGGCGGTCGGCGCGACGACCTTCTTCCACGCCCAGAACGCGGGATGGCCCTGGCTCCTGGCGTTGCTGGCCGGTGCGTTGGTCGCCATCCCGGTGGGGGCGATCGTCTCAATCCCGTCGTTCCGCCTCTCGGGCACGTACTTGGCGGTGGCGACCTTCGGCTTCGGTCTGCTGTTCCAGAACCTGATCTATGCCACCGACCTCATGTTCGGTCCGGCCGACATCCGGTCGGTTTCCCGACCCGAGCTGTTCGGCCTGAACACCTCCAGTGACCGCGGTTACTACTTCACCGCGCTGGCCGTGTCGCTGGTCTGCGTCGCGCTGATTCTGACGGTGCGTCGCAGCCGTCTCGGGCGGTTGTTGCGCGGGCTCGGTGACTCCCCGGCGGCCCTGGCCGCCCACGCGACCAACACCCGGGTCACCTGCCTGCTGGTGTTCAGCCTCTCGGCGTTCTTGGCCGCGATCGGCGGTGTACTGATCGCGGGCGTGCCGCAGTCGGCATCGGGCAACGCGGGCGGGTCCTTCGGCTACTTCAACTCGCTGGTGCTGGTGGCGGTCCTGACCTTCTGCGGCCGTCGCCCGATCCTGTCCCCGGTCATCGCCGCCGTGCTGTTCGTGGTCATCCGGATCTACGAGCCGTTCAACAGTGAGTTCTTCGTCGACTACCAGGGTGCCCTGTTCGGTGCGCTGGCCCTTGGTGTGGCGATTGCCCCCGCACTGCGGGTGCCGACCGTGGGCCGCCGCGGCGTGGCCCGGGTCGGGCGACGGACGCCAATGGCTGTCCGCGCGCAGCGCGTCCGGGAAGGAGCACCCGCATGA
- a CDS encoding SDR family NAD(P)-dependent oxidoreductase: MSGCGGRVTAGHLDVSDAAATTAAIQAAAAELGGIDILVNNAGVYPPTPLEDLDAEGWSRVLGINLDGAFTCVRACLPFMVDAPRGATIVNITSTGAHRPQAAGMTAYVASKHALDGLAKSLALELGPRGVRALAVAPTMVATPGLTALAAGGDVDALAQRIHEAIPLRRVAAPEDVARVVLFCVSDLASFVTGSTIFVDGGAMTV, from the coding sequence TTGTCGGGGTGCGGGGGTCGCGTCACCGCCGGGCATCTGGACGTCTCCGATGCCGCGGCGACAACGGCGGCGATCCAGGCGGCTGCCGCCGAACTCGGGGGGATAGACATCCTGGTCAACAACGCCGGCGTCTACCCGCCCACCCCGCTCGAGGACCTCGACGCCGAGGGCTGGTCGAGAGTGCTCGGGATCAACCTCGACGGCGCCTTCACCTGCGTGCGCGCCTGTCTGCCGTTCATGGTCGACGCTCCCCGGGGAGCGACGATCGTCAACATCACCTCGACCGGAGCCCACCGACCTCAGGCGGCCGGCATGACCGCCTACGTCGCTTCCAAGCACGCACTGGATGGCCTCGCCAAGTCACTCGCGTTGGAACTCGGTCCCCGTGGGGTCCGCGCCCTGGCCGTCGCCCCCACCATGGTCGCCACTCCCGGCTTGACCGCCTTGGCCGCGGGTGGGGATGTTGACGCTCTCGCGCAACGGATACACGAGGCCATTCCGCTGCGGCGGGTGGCGGCACCCGAGGACGTCGCCCGAGTCGTCCTGTTCTGTGTCAGTGACCTCGCGTCCTTCGTCACCGGCAGCACAATCTTCGTCGACGGCGGTGCGATGACTGTCTGA
- a CDS encoding FAD-binding protein, with translation MGLGANATGLKIDEHARVQHVRGRAIPGLYAAGNAAAHTDVGPVYISGGLMSRGLLWGYIAGRHAAERAHAEPANAEAAGAAE, from the coding sequence GTGGGTCTGGGCGCGAACGCCACCGGGTTAAAGATCGACGAGCACGCCCGCGTGCAACATGTCCGGGGCCGTGCCATACCGGGTCTGTACGCCGCGGGTAATGCCGCCGCCCACACCGACGTCGGGCCGGTGTATATCAGCGGAGGGCTGATGTCCCGCGGGTTGCTCTGGGGCTACATCGCCGGCCGTCACGCGGCGGAGCGAGCCCACGCCGAGCCGGCGAACGCCGAGGCCGCGGGAGCCGCGGAATGA
- a CDS encoding FAD-binding protein, which translates to MPSFGSSCPPFLTGDHLVMAGEIGARAVTLPPIGLHTDFGTTFPGEEFEGRPLWRWLLAEIGQAHAILVNDQGRRFCDETFFYNQQARLREFDTERRRYTNLPAYLIFDQNHRDKTKFGPFPPGADLPDSVVHRADTLADLAGKLGVDAAGLVATVQRFNGFVDAAADEDFGRSSKRFVSFTFISPEGENCMLGRLEHGPFYGLEVEIGGSGRERHRVKDRRARPRATCPGPCHTGSVRRG; encoded by the coding sequence GTGCCGAGTTTCGGATCGTCCTGCCCGCCCTTTCTGACGGGGGATCACCTGGTGATGGCCGGTGAGATCGGCGCACGTGCCGTGACGCTCCCGCCGATCGGCCTGCACACCGATTTCGGGACCACGTTCCCCGGCGAGGAGTTCGAGGGCCGTCCGCTGTGGCGTTGGCTGTTAGCCGAGATCGGGCAGGCTCACGCGATCCTCGTTAACGACCAAGGACGACGTTTCTGCGACGAGACCTTCTTCTACAACCAGCAGGCCCGCCTGCGGGAGTTCGACACCGAGCGGCGCCGTTACACCAATCTGCCGGCGTACCTGATCTTCGATCAGAACCATCGGGACAAGACCAAATTCGGTCCCTTTCCGCCCGGCGCCGACCTTCCGGACAGCGTCGTGCACCGCGCGGACACTCTGGCGGACCTCGCCGGCAAGCTGGGCGTGGACGCCGCGGGTCTGGTTGCGACCGTGCAGCGTTTCAACGGCTTCGTCGACGCGGCCGCGGACGAGGACTTCGGTCGGAGCAGCAAGCGGTTCGTGTCCTTCACCTTCATCTCTCCGGAAGGGGAGAACTGCATGCTCGGCCGCCTCGAGCACGGGCCGTTTTATGGCCTCGAGGTGGAGATCGGTGGGTCTGGGCGCGAACGCCACCGGGTTAAAGATCGACGAGCACGCCCGCGTGCAACATGTCCGGGGCCGTGCCATACCGGGTCTGTACGCCGCGGGTAA
- a CDS encoding FAD-binding protein, with translation MNEVRGWGGLGALPAWDYALIAERMGRDARTWGEGVMGYLLKAALVDRRIPVLLDTRADRLIMEGGAVVGVEAETGSGERIAVRGRAGVLLATGGYG, from the coding sequence ATGAACGAGGTCCGTGGCTGGGGCGGCCTCGGCGCGTTGCCCGCCTGGGACTATGCCCTGATTGCCGAACGGATGGGCCGGGACGCCCGCACGTGGGGCGAGGGCGTGATGGGCTACCTGCTGAAGGCCGCGCTGGTCGACCGCCGCATCCCTGTCCTGCTTGACACTCGCGCCGATCGCCTGATCATGGAGGGCGGTGCGGTCGTCGGAGTGGAGGCCGAGACCGGAAGTGGTGAACGCATCGCCGTGCGCGGGCGCGCCGGGGTCCTGCTCGCCACGGGTGGATACGGCTGA
- a CDS encoding FAD-dependent oxidoreductase: protein MSASDVSADFVVVGTGIGGVTAAIVAADAGLDVVLVERADKVGGVSGISGGLVWMPRTRYAEGYEGSAAAVDTYLVHVGAGFSEEPLRRRYLDTGPEAVHYLADNERRATSTTSSAGQTARGRIAVPSTWNRSRAPLSGSGSNARCARSSSVAEST, encoded by the coding sequence ATGAGTGCGTCCGATGTGAGTGCCGATTTCGTGGTGGTCGGGACCGGTATTGGAGGCGTGACGGCCGCGATCGTCGCTGCCGACGCGGGGCTGGACGTCGTGCTGGTCGAACGGGCGGACAAGGTCGGGGGAGTGAGTGGCATCTCCGGCGGTCTGGTCTGGATGCCGCGCACCCGCTACGCAGAGGGATACGAGGGTTCCGCGGCCGCGGTCGACACGTACCTCGTCCACGTCGGGGCCGGATTCAGCGAGGAACCACTGCGGCGCCGTTACCTCGACACCGGCCCCGAGGCGGTTCACTATCTCGCGGACAACGAGCGGAGGGCCACGTCGACAACTTCTTCGGCTGGGCAGACGGCGCGCGGGAGGATTGCCGTGCCCTCGACGTGGAACCGTTCGAGGGCCCCGCTCTCGGGGAGTGGCAGCAACGCACGCTGCGCTCGAAGTTCTTCGGTGGCGGAGTCAACATGA
- a CDS encoding TetR/AcrR family transcriptional regulator, with protein sequence MLAAVENLAADGVSYSTVTVERLAMAAGISRATFYIYFESKADLAEAWLAETLKEIARAAVGWEELDAAPSPERLTLVVGDLIDAYTAHAALLVAVQAEATQHPLLRRRLAEASDIAVDSIRDHIAAGQAAGWVDRDLPALETAAWLYWMFERGLRQLVTGANVQRKRALRDNLASILWHVLYGPPVPAGGSA encoded by the coding sequence TTGCTCGCGGCGGTCGAGAACCTCGCTGCCGATGGTGTCTCCTACTCCACCGTCACTGTCGAACGCTTGGCGATGGCGGCCGGCATCTCCCGCGCCACCTTTTACATCTACTTCGAGAGCAAGGCCGACCTCGCCGAGGCCTGGCTCGCGGAGACCCTGAAGGAGATCGCGCGTGCGGCAGTCGGCTGGGAAGAACTCGACGCCGCCCCGTCACCGGAGCGGCTCACTCTGGTCGTCGGCGACCTCATTGACGCCTACACCGCCCATGCCGCACTGCTCGTCGCCGTGCAGGCGGAGGCGACGCAGCATCCGTTGCTGCGGCGGCGGCTCGCCGAGGCTTCCGACATCGCGGTCGACTCGATCCGCGACCACATCGCGGCGGGTCAAGCCGCGGGATGGGTGGACCGCGACCTCCCGGCGCTGGAGACCGCGGCCTGGCTGTATTGGATGTTTGAGAGGGGGCTGCGGCAGCTGGTGACCGGCGCGAACGTCCAGCGCAAGCGCGCTCTGCGCGACAATCTGGCGTCGATCCTGTGGCACGTGCTGTACGGCCCGCCCGTCCCCGCGGGCGGTTCGGCCTGA
- a CDS encoding TetR/AcrR family transcriptional regulator gives MAGLAENYAGATMTAVSPSGPVGAKPDRRDLERSRLVIEQLLPAVERLLATETYPGLTVERIIVEAKISRSTFYKYFGDKTVLLQALLAEVMADIVDATRSLWQLPPEATPADLEDALRHVFTTHAPHAGLMRAVADAAAHEPATEREFLAQVEAGTVNNAEYIRAGQRAGVFRDDLDPEVAAEWLTWMVEHSLAQLSLRKGEFDPERAVQAAVAVFWKGLH, from the coding sequence GTGGCCGGGCTGGCGGAGAACTACGCTGGGGCCACCATGACCGCAGTCTCCCCGTCGGGACCAGTGGGCGCGAAGCCCGACCGGCGAGATCTCGAGCGCAGCAGGCTGGTCATCGAGCAACTGTTGCCCGCGGTGGAGAGACTCCTCGCGACGGAGACGTACCCGGGTCTCACCGTTGAACGCATCATCGTCGAAGCCAAGATTTCCCGGTCGACGTTCTACAAGTACTTCGGAGACAAAACCGTCCTGTTGCAGGCGTTGTTGGCAGAGGTCATGGCCGACATCGTGGACGCGACGCGAAGTCTCTGGCAGCTACCGCCTGAGGCAACGCCGGCCGACCTCGAAGATGCGCTGCGCCACGTCTTCACCACTCACGCGCCGCATGCGGGCCTGATGCGAGCAGTCGCCGACGCCGCCGCGCACGAGCCGGCGACAGAACGCGAGTTCCTCGCCCAGGTCGAAGCCGGAACCGTGAACAACGCGGAGTACATCCGCGCCGGACAGCGAGCGGGAGTCTTCCGGGACGACCTCGACCCTGAGGTTGCCGCGGAGTGGCTCACCTGGATGGTCGAACACTCCCTCGCGCAGCTCAGCCTGCGCAAGGGCGAATTCGATCCGGAACGCGCGGTCCAGGCGGCTGTCGCCGTGTTCTGGAAGGGCCTCCATTGA
- a CDS encoding phytoene desaturase family protein encodes MNPFDTDLPGVIRYQVATTSSGTYDAIIVGGGHNGLVAAAFLAKAGRRVLVLEAREVVGGLCWSREMTNAPGYQVSPCSLEFLLTGVKPSVIDQLNLAKYGLKWVYPTTLTTGLFPDGSYMPFYKDLSKTVEHIRRFSRRDAVKYEQLVGQITATLSAAMPYFQGHPFRVRPAMLAQTMKHLAKGRKDVARGARVFLNSIESVLEENFEREEVKAPLGTYSLASWGPIAEPGSGVYMAVLTGIHQWGVRRPMGGSGQFTRALAACVVDHGGEIRVATPVRQIQVRGGRATGVELTNGEVIAAKQVIGAVDPYTLIERLVDPKEIPDDTHGEMRGMQVSRHGVYIFKSDMALSGRPTFPKLKGEVDDEVMSTLTLCPTLEHLRRSAYLGMTGDYDDNIPLTTIVPSISDRSLVPPGSGGDTLYMYAFNTPIKLSGGRDWETESELYVKRAMAVFDSYAPGTSDMVLDRYDTSPPEFESRYHVYKGNYSHADLSLAQLGPWRPTPSLAAYRTPVKGLWHSGSGAFPMSYLSGWPGRNTAREVDRALAKSE; translated from the coding sequence ATGAACCCGTTCGACACCGACCTTCCCGGCGTCATCCGCTACCAGGTGGCGACCACCAGCAGTGGCACCTACGACGCGATCATCGTCGGTGGCGGGCACAACGGACTCGTCGCCGCGGCCTTCTTGGCGAAGGCCGGGCGTCGGGTTCTGGTCCTGGAGGCGCGCGAGGTGGTCGGAGGGCTGTGCTGGTCCCGGGAGATGACGAACGCGCCCGGTTACCAGGTCTCACCGTGCTCGCTGGAGTTCCTCCTCACGGGGGTCAAGCCCTCCGTCATCGATCAGCTGAACCTGGCCAAGTACGGCCTGAAGTGGGTGTACCCGACCACGCTGACCACCGGCCTGTTCCCCGACGGGTCCTACATGCCGTTCTACAAGGACCTCAGCAAGACCGTGGAACACATCCGTCGGTTCTCTCGGCGCGACGCCGTCAAGTACGAGCAGCTGGTCGGGCAGATTACGGCCACCTTGTCGGCCGCGATGCCATATTTTCAGGGCCATCCCTTCCGCGTGCGGCCCGCGATGCTGGCGCAGACCATGAAGCACCTGGCCAAGGGCCGCAAGGATGTCGCCCGCGGCGCTCGGGTCTTCCTCAATTCGATCGAGTCCGTGCTCGAGGAGAACTTCGAACGCGAAGAGGTCAAGGCGCCTCTGGGTACCTACTCCCTGGCCAGCTGGGGACCCATCGCCGAGCCCGGCAGTGGGGTGTACATGGCGGTGCTGACCGGCATCCACCAGTGGGGGGTGCGCCGACCGATGGGCGGGAGCGGGCAGTTCACCCGAGCCCTGGCCGCCTGCGTCGTCGATCACGGCGGTGAGATTCGCGTCGCGACCCCGGTGCGGCAGATCCAGGTCCGAGGCGGCCGGGCGACAGGGGTCGAGCTCACAAACGGTGAAGTGATCGCGGCCAAACAGGTGATCGGAGCGGTCGACCCGTACACCCTCATCGAGCGTCTGGTCGACCCGAAGGAGATCCCGGACGACACGCACGGCGAGATGCGCGGAATGCAGGTCTCGCGGCACGGGGTGTACATCTTCAAGTCCGACATGGCGCTCAGCGGTCGCCCCACGTTCCCGAAGCTCAAGGGCGAGGTCGACGACGAGGTGATGTCGACGCTCACCCTGTGCCCGACCCTGGAGCATCTGCGGCGGTCGGCCTATCTCGGCATGACCGGGGACTACGACGACAACATCCCGCTGACCACCATCGTGCCGTCGATCTCCGACCGATCGCTGGTGCCGCCGGGCAGCGGCGGGGACACGCTGTACATGTACGCCTTCAACACTCCGATCAAGCTCTCCGGCGGGCGGGACTGGGAGACCGAGTCCGAGCTGTACGTCAAGCGGGCGATGGCGGTGTTCGACAGTTACGCGCCCGGGACCAGCGACATGGTGCTCGACCGGTATGACACCAGCCCGCCCGAGTTCGAGAGCCGGTACCACGTCTACAAGGGCAACTACTCCCATGCAGACCTGAGTCTCGCGCAGCTGGGACCATGGCGGCCCACCCCGTCCCTGGCCGCGTACCGCACCCCGGTGAAGGGCCTGTGGCATTCCGGTTCCGGCGCGTTCCCGATGTCCTATCTGAGCGGGTGGCCGGGCCGGAACACAGCACGCGAGGTGGACCGTGCACTCGCCAAATCTGAGTAG